In a single window of the Pontibacter russatus genome:
- a CDS encoding glutamate synthase subunit beta, whose product MGKIDGFLTYDRELPKARDPKERINDSNEIYTAFPEEKTKEQAMRCMDCGVPFCHSGCPLGNLIPDFNDAVTEGEWERAAQILYSTNNFPEFTGRICPAPCESSCVLSINKPAVTIEHIEKAIAEKSFELGLVKPQPPKRRTGKQVAVIGSGPAGLAAAAQLNQAGHEVHVYDKDDKAGGLLRYGIPDFKLEKWTIDRRLAVMEAEGVKFHLGVEIGRETTLRKLHRKYDAVLLAIGSTKPRVLDIPGNNLKGIHFAMDFLTLQNRRVAGETIPEEQDLHARDKHVLVIGGGDTGSDCVGTSNRHFARSISQLQYRTMPSTVRAPHNPWPETPMTYTSSSSHEEGCERSWGWLTKEFIGDENGHVTGLKVVELEWKNGREYTEKADSERILPCDLGLIAIGYERPMHDAFRANFNFEFDQRGNFKLKEWQTNVPGIFAAGDAFRGQSLVVWAISDGREAARAIDIYLMGASDLPSKELSKLMLGS is encoded by the coding sequence ATGGGAAAAATAGATGGATTCCTGACCTACGACCGCGAACTGCCCAAGGCACGCGACCCGAAGGAAAGAATAAACGACTCAAACGAGATATACACCGCCTTCCCCGAGGAGAAGACGAAAGAGCAGGCCATGCGCTGCATGGATTGCGGCGTGCCTTTCTGCCACAGCGGCTGCCCGCTGGGCAACCTCATTCCCGACTTCAACGATGCCGTGACAGAAGGCGAGTGGGAACGGGCCGCGCAGATTTTATATAGCACCAACAACTTTCCGGAGTTCACGGGCCGCATTTGCCCCGCCCCCTGCGAGTCGAGCTGCGTGCTGTCGATTAACAAGCCAGCCGTTACGATTGAGCATATCGAGAAGGCGATTGCGGAGAAGTCTTTTGAACTGGGGCTGGTGAAGCCGCAGCCGCCGAAGCGCCGCACCGGCAAGCAGGTCGCCGTTATCGGCTCCGGCCCCGCCGGGCTTGCCGCCGCCGCCCAGCTGAACCAGGCCGGGCACGAGGTGCACGTATACGACAAAGACGACAAGGCCGGTGGCCTGCTGCGCTACGGCATCCCCGATTTCAAGCTGGAGAAATGGACCATCGACCGGCGTCTGGCTGTCATGGAAGCGGAAGGCGTGAAATTCCACCTGGGCGTGGAGATTGGCAGGGAAACCACCCTGCGCAAGCTGCACCGGAAATATGACGCCGTCCTGCTGGCCATCGGCTCTACCAAACCGCGCGTGCTCGACATCCCCGGGAACAACCTCAAGGGCATCCATTTTGCCATGGACTTCCTGACGCTGCAGAACCGCCGCGTGGCCGGCGAAACCATCCCAGAGGAGCAGGACCTGCACGCCCGCGACAAGCACGTGCTGGTGATTGGCGGCGGCGACACCGGCTCTGACTGCGTGGGCACGTCCAACCGTCATTTTGCCCGCTCCATCAGCCAGTTGCAGTACCGCACCATGCCGTCCACGGTCCGTGCGCCCCACAACCCCTGGCCTGAAACACCGATGACCTACACCTCGTCCAGCTCGCATGAAGAAGGCTGCGAGCGCAGCTGGGGCTGGCTCACCAAAGAGTTTATTGGCGACGAGAACGGGCACGTAACGGGTCTGAAAGTGGTGGAACTGGAATGGAAAAACGGCCGGGAGTACACTGAAAAGGCGGATAGTGAACGTATTCTACCCTGTGATCTCGGCCTGATTGCGATTGGGTATGAGCGCCCGATGCACGATGCCTTCAGGGCAAACTTCAACTTTGAGTTTGACCAGCGCGGCAATTTCAAGCTGAAGGAGTGGCAGACCAATGTGCCGGGCATCTTCGCGGCCGGGGACGCTTTCCGCGGGCAGTCGCTGGTGGTGTGGGCCATCTCGGATGGCCGGGAGGCCGCGCGCGCCATCGACATCTACCTGATGGGCGCCTCCGATCTGCCTTCCAAAGAACTCTCTAAGCTGATGCTGGGAAGTTAA
- the gltB gene encoding glutamate synthase large subunit codes for MKQDKTKNAGLYRPEFEHDACGVGCVVNLDGRRAHSVVKDALTMLTNMEHRGATGSDAETGDGAGILVQLPHEFFRKQLSEFAIKLPQEGGYGVGMIFFPSLYEVRDKCRQIMNQCIRQLGFDLLGYRLVPVNGRVPGHEAKAVEPYIEQVFVQPGNLDIKEEELERKLFVLRSLITHEIKSNVSGENGTFYMPSLSSRTIIYKGQLKTDQVEKYYHDLRHPDFKSALAIVHSRFSTNTFPNWKLAQPFRFIAHNGEINTIRGNVNKMKSKEALMSSPLFTEEELKWLLPITNPANSDSANLDAMVELLTLAGRPLPHVMMMLVPEAWQDNPFMDPYKKAFYKYHAALMEPWDGPAALFFTDGTQIGATLDRNGLRPVRFCITQQGRLIMASEAGALPVNPKDVVRRGRLQPGKMLLANISENRIYEDEEIKRMVCDGKPYFDWIQQNRIKLHQRPEPDFCLNTVQPEELQQKQKAYGYTYEDLKMIVKPMATTGKEPLGSMGSDAPLAVLSLQSQHVSNYFKQHFAQVSNPPIDPIRERLVMSLFTRLGESLNVLDESAAHTRQIHISHPVLSHGDYNKIINLQSEGFDHAIINATFPTTETGSLQLAIDKICADAEAAVRKGKKILIISNRAIGPTRAAIPSLLAVGAVHHHLVDKRLRTKTGLVVEAGDAWETHHFATIIGYGASCVYPYMVYDTIQHMLEQDKLDASVPFATYADNFIYAVGNGLLKILSKMGISTLQSYQSAQIFECLGFGQEVIQKCFKGTISRLEGLNFEDLEREALTKHQAAYLDKDALLETGGFFQWRRRGEEHLLRPEVIHLLQKSTRLNDFKLYQQYSALVRKHQESTITLRNLLEFRKRQSVPLEEVEPVETILKRFATGAMSFGSLSHEAHSTLAIAMNRIGGKSNSGEGGEDEARYVIKPNGDSERSAIKQVASGRFGVTSHYLANADELQIKIAQGAKPGEGGQLPGHKVDEWIARVRHSTPGVGLISPPPHHDIYSIEDLKQLIYDLKNANPNARINVKLVSEAGVGTIAAGVAKAKADAIMISGADGGTGASPLSSIRHAGLPWEIGLAEAHQTLVKNNLRSRVVLQTDGKLMTGYDLAVATLLGAEEYGVATAALIVEGCIMMRKCHLNTCPVGVATQNPELRQLFTGDPDYVVNLFRFLGEELRQIMASLGFRTINEMVGQSQVLKVRNDLNHWKLKNLNFAPILHQEVAPGNVGIYHQIHQDHDIEQVLDRKLIRDFKKGKMEAEYRIINVDRSVGAMLSYEVSVNHGKEGLPEDSFTATFQGSAGQTFGGFLAPGLTFRLVGEANDYLGKGLSGGKLILKPFEGTTYAAHEHIITGNVALYGATSGTAYINGMAGERFCVRNSGVEAVVEGIGDHGCEYMTGGKVLVLGSVGKNFAAGMSGGTAFIYDPAHAFPDQCNLSMVDLEEPDEADLAWIEQKLREHVAYTGSVLAQQMLKAWHADQKFFHKVMPHDLKKALQAKETEAIKIVA; via the coding sequence ATGAAACAAGACAAAACCAAAAATGCCGGGTTGTACAGACCCGAGTTCGAGCATGACGCCTGCGGGGTAGGATGTGTCGTTAACCTGGACGGGAGAAGGGCGCACAGTGTTGTGAAGGACGCCCTCACGATGCTGACCAACATGGAGCACCGCGGCGCGACAGGCAGTGATGCCGAGACAGGCGACGGTGCCGGCATTTTAGTGCAGCTCCCGCACGAGTTTTTCCGGAAGCAGCTGAGCGAGTTCGCCATCAAGCTCCCGCAGGAAGGCGGCTACGGCGTGGGGATGATCTTTTTCCCGTCTTTGTATGAGGTGCGGGACAAGTGTCGCCAGATCATGAACCAGTGCATCCGGCAACTGGGCTTCGACCTGCTGGGCTACCGCCTGGTGCCGGTGAACGGGCGCGTGCCCGGCCACGAGGCCAAAGCCGTGGAACCCTATATCGAGCAAGTGTTTGTGCAGCCGGGGAACCTCGATATAAAAGAGGAGGAACTGGAGCGCAAATTGTTTGTGCTGCGCAGCCTGATTACGCACGAAATCAAAAGTAACGTGAGCGGCGAAAACGGCACGTTCTATATGCCCAGCCTGTCCTCACGCACCATCATATACAAAGGCCAGCTGAAGACCGACCAGGTGGAGAAGTATTACCACGACCTGCGCCACCCCGACTTCAAGTCTGCCCTGGCCATCGTACACTCCCGTTTCTCCACCAACACCTTCCCGAACTGGAAACTGGCCCAGCCGTTCCGCTTCATCGCCCACAACGGCGAGATCAACACCATCCGAGGCAACGTGAACAAGATGAAGTCGAAGGAGGCCCTGATGAGCTCCCCGCTCTTCACGGAGGAGGAACTGAAGTGGCTGCTGCCCATCACCAACCCCGCGAACTCCGACTCGGCCAACCTCGACGCCATGGTGGAGCTGCTGACGCTGGCGGGCCGCCCGCTGCCGCACGTGATGATGATGCTGGTACCCGAGGCGTGGCAGGACAACCCGTTCATGGACCCTTACAAGAAGGCTTTCTATAAATACCATGCGGCCCTGATGGAGCCCTGGGATGGCCCTGCAGCTTTGTTCTTTACTGATGGCACCCAGATTGGCGCCACTTTGGACCGGAACGGCCTGCGCCCGGTGCGCTTCTGCATTACACAGCAGGGCCGCCTGATCATGGCCTCCGAGGCAGGTGCGCTGCCCGTGAACCCGAAAGACGTGGTGCGCCGCGGCCGACTGCAGCCCGGCAAAATGCTGCTTGCCAATATATCAGAGAACAGAATATATGAAGACGAGGAGATCAAGCGCATGGTGTGCGACGGCAAGCCCTACTTCGACTGGATACAGCAGAACCGCATCAAGCTGCACCAGCGCCCGGAGCCGGACTTTTGCCTGAACACGGTGCAGCCGGAGGAACTGCAGCAAAAGCAGAAGGCCTATGGCTACACCTACGAGGATCTGAAGATGATCGTCAAGCCGATGGCCACCACAGGCAAAGAGCCCCTTGGCAGCATGGGCTCCGACGCACCGCTGGCAGTGCTGTCGCTGCAAAGCCAGCATGTGTCCAACTACTTCAAGCAGCACTTCGCGCAGGTGAGCAATCCGCCCATCGACCCGATCCGGGAGCGTTTGGTGATGTCGCTGTTCACGCGCCTGGGCGAGTCGCTGAACGTGCTGGACGAGTCTGCGGCCCACACGCGCCAGATCCATATTTCGCACCCGGTGCTGAGCCACGGCGATTACAACAAGATCATCAACCTCCAGAGCGAGGGCTTTGATCATGCCATTATCAACGCCACCTTCCCGACCACAGAGACAGGCTCGCTGCAGCTGGCCATAGATAAGATATGTGCAGACGCGGAGGCTGCCGTGCGCAAGGGGAAGAAAATCCTGATCATCTCGAACCGGGCCATTGGCCCTACCCGCGCCGCCATTCCTTCGCTGCTGGCTGTGGGCGCCGTACACCACCACCTGGTGGACAAGCGCCTTCGCACAAAAACCGGGCTGGTGGTAGAGGCCGGAGACGCCTGGGAAACGCACCATTTCGCTACCATTATTGGCTATGGCGCCAGCTGCGTGTACCCTTATATGGTATACGACACCATCCAGCATATGCTGGAGCAGGACAAGCTCGATGCATCGGTGCCATTCGCGACCTATGCCGACAACTTTATATATGCGGTGGGCAACGGTTTGCTGAAAATCCTCTCTAAAATGGGCATCAGCACCCTGCAGTCGTACCAGAGCGCGCAGATTTTTGAGTGCCTGGGCTTTGGGCAGGAGGTGATACAGAAGTGCTTCAAGGGCACCATCAGCCGCCTGGAGGGCCTCAACTTCGAAGATTTGGAGCGCGAAGCGCTGACAAAGCACCAGGCTGCATACCTGGACAAGGACGCCCTGCTGGAGACAGGCGGCTTCTTCCAGTGGAGAAGGCGCGGCGAGGAGCACCTGCTGCGCCCGGAGGTGATTCACCTGCTGCAGAAATCCACGCGCCTGAACGACTTCAAGCTATACCAGCAATACTCCGCGCTGGTGCGCAAGCACCAGGAATCGACCATCACGCTGCGTAACCTGTTGGAGTTCCGGAAGCGCCAGTCGGTGCCGTTGGAGGAAGTGGAGCCCGTGGAGACCATCCTGAAGCGTTTTGCCACCGGGGCCATGTCTTTCGGTTCCCTTTCGCATGAGGCGCACAGCACGCTGGCCATTGCCATGAACCGCATCGGCGGCAAGAGCAACAGCGGCGAGGGCGGCGAAGACGAGGCCCGTTACGTCATCAAGCCAAACGGCGATTCTGAGCGCTCTGCCATCAAGCAGGTGGCCTCCGGCCGCTTCGGCGTGACGAGCCATTACCTGGCCAATGCCGACGAGCTCCAGATTAAGATTGCGCAGGGCGCCAAGCCCGGCGAGGGCGGCCAGCTGCCGGGCCACAAAGTAGACGAGTGGATCGCGCGGGTGCGCCATTCAACACCGGGCGTGGGGCTTATCTCGCCGCCGCCGCACCACGACATCTACTCCATCGAGGACCTGAAGCAGCTTATATATGATTTGAAGAACGCCAACCCGAACGCCCGCATCAACGTGAAGCTGGTGTCGGAGGCGGGCGTGGGCACGATTGCGGCCGGTGTGGCCAAAGCCAAGGCCGATGCCATCATGATATCCGGTGCCGACGGCGGAACGGGCGCCAGCCCGCTGAGCTCCATCCGCCATGCCGGTCTGCCGTGGGAGATTGGTTTGGCAGAGGCGCACCAGACGCTGGTGAAAAACAACCTGCGCAGCCGCGTGGTGCTCCAGACCGACGGCAAGCTGATGACCGGGTATGACCTGGCTGTGGCAACGCTGCTCGGGGCGGAGGAATACGGCGTGGCCACCGCCGCCCTGATTGTGGAAGGCTGCATCATGATGCGCAAGTGCCACCTGAACACCTGCCCTGTGGGTGTGGCCACACAGAACCCGGAGCTGCGCCAGCTGTTCACCGGCGACCCGGATTATGTGGTGAACCTGTTCCGTTTCCTGGGCGAGGAACTGCGCCAGATCATGGCCTCCCTGGGCTTCCGCACCATCAACGAGATGGTGGGCCAGAGCCAGGTGCTGAAAGTGCGCAACGACCTGAACCACTGGAAACTGAAGAACCTGAACTTCGCCCCTATCCTGCACCAGGAGGTGGCGCCAGGCAACGTGGGTATATATCACCAGATTCACCAGGACCACGACATCGAGCAGGTGCTGGACCGAAAGCTTATCCGCGACTTCAAAAAAGGAAAGATGGAAGCGGAGTACCGCATCATCAACGTGGACCGCTCTGTGGGCGCCATGCTGTCGTATGAGGTGTCGGTGAACCACGGGAAAGAGGGTTTGCCGGAAGACAGCTTCACCGCCACCTTCCAGGGCTCTGCCGGCCAGACTTTCGGCGGCTTCCTTGCCCCGGGCCTTACGTTCAGGCTTGTGGGTGAGGCAAACGATTACCTGGGCAAGGGCCTCTCCGGCGGAAAGCTGATTCTGAAACCGTTCGAGGGCACCACCTACGCGGCGCACGAGCACATCATCACCGGCAACGTGGCCCTGTATGGCGCCACCTCCGGCACCGCCTATATAAACGGCATGGCCGGCGAGCGCTTCTGTGTGCGCAACTCCGGTGTGGAGGCCGTGGTGGAGGGCATCGGCGACCACGGCTGCGAGTACATGACCGGCGGCAAAGTGCTGGTGCTGGGCAGCGTGGGCAAGAACTTCGCGGCAGGCATGAGCGGCGGCACCGCCTTTATATATGACCCGGCCCACGCCTTCCCGGACCAGTGCAACCTCTCGATGGTGGACCTGGAGGAGCCCGATGAGGCGGACCTCGCCTGGATAGAGCAAAAGCTGCGGGAGCATGTGGCCTACACCGGAAGCGTGCTGGCGCAGCAGATGCTCAAAGCCTGGCACGCCGACCAGAAGTTCTTCCATAAAGTAATGCCGCACGACCTGAAGAAGGCGCTGCAGGCAAAAGAAACAGAAGCGATTAAAATAGTAGCCTAA
- a CDS encoding transporter → MKKILLSAAVCLAFYSQVNAQGCVAIRSTGMMSCTMDHPEEEASAKGWQINVAHRYFKSFRHFKGDEEQKERLEQNTEVINWQHSLDLTLLRHFNNKWSLSVGIPVLANKRSSLYEHGRTERHSSGSAGIGDARIVGYRWLLDPQKATKGNLQLGLGVKLPTGNYDYRDTFYNVGPDGGTQERPVDQSIQLGDGGVGAITELNGYYMLASHWSTYGNVYYLFNPRGENGTRTFRETLSPLRANEAIMSVPDQYMVRLGVSHSLPGKLKGMVASLGARMEGVPVEDAIGSSKGFRRPGYVQSVEPGLSYQLNKVNFFASVPVAFKRDRLQSVTDKEVTAQTGTYTHGDAAFSDYAVNIGCTIRL, encoded by the coding sequence ATGAAAAAAATTTTACTGTCTGCGGCCGTATGTCTGGCCTTTTACAGCCAGGTTAATGCACAGGGCTGTGTAGCCATCAGAAGCACCGGCATGATGTCTTGTACCATGGACCACCCTGAGGAAGAGGCTTCTGCCAAAGGATGGCAAATCAATGTGGCGCACCGTTATTTTAAATCGTTCCGCCACTTTAAGGGGGATGAGGAACAAAAGGAGCGCCTGGAGCAAAACACGGAGGTAATTAACTGGCAGCACAGCCTGGACCTGACCCTGCTCCGCCACTTCAACAACAAATGGTCTTTGAGCGTGGGCATTCCGGTGCTGGCCAACAAGCGATCTTCGCTGTATGAGCACGGCAGGACCGAACGGCACAGCAGCGGCTCGGCAGGCATTGGCGATGCCAGAATTGTCGGCTACAGGTGGCTGCTGGACCCGCAGAAGGCCACCAAGGGGAATCTGCAGCTGGGCCTGGGCGTGAAACTGCCCACGGGAAATTATGACTACAGGGACACCTTCTACAATGTAGGACCCGACGGCGGCACGCAGGAACGTCCTGTTGACCAGTCGATCCAGTTGGGTGATGGCGGCGTGGGAGCTATCACAGAGCTGAACGGATATTACATGCTGGCGAGCCACTGGAGCACTTACGGCAACGTGTACTACCTTTTTAACCCGCGCGGGGAAAACGGCACCCGCACCTTCCGCGAGACCCTTTCGCCGCTGCGCGCCAACGAGGCCATCATGAGCGTGCCGGATCAGTATATGGTACGGCTGGGCGTGAGTCACAGCCTGCCGGGCAAGCTGAAAGGGATGGTTGCGTCTCTGGGTGCCCGGATGGAAGGCGTACCCGTGGAGGATGCCATCGGCAGCAGCAAGGGCTTCCGCAGGCCGGGTTACGTGCAGTCGGTGGAGCCGGGCTTGAGCTATCAGTTAAACAAGGTTAATTTCTTCGCCTCGGTGCCGGTAGCCTTTAAACGCGACCGCCTGCAGAGCGTTACTGATAAAGAGGTAACAGCACAGACAGGCACCTACACGCATGGCGACGCTGCCTTCTCTGACTACGCCGTAAACATCGGCTGCACCATCAGACTGTAG
- a CDS encoding phosphoenolpyruvate carboxylase — protein MDGSANSTIQVYNKQVGLRFQLYNSLFTALPFHRVEKTGVLLTIFLLHCEEGFAKNQSPVELINSFFKQHTSYQNDQEVIDLLFRFVQYTERQVVLFDALEDAAYRDIHDMQGPGTLKQLQTEVLQTRTKDQLAEKLKDFSVRLVLTAHPTQFYPSEVLGIINDLSKAMMNDNTAQINSYLRQLGKTPFFKNEKPTPLDEAMNLIWYLENVFYHAAGNILTFLKNNFPKEVSPENPIIRFGFWPGGDRDGNPFVNAGITLKVAEALRGGALKSYYLDVRRLKRRLTFKGVSNVVQALEQKLYNNLFVPNHELDISTEEIIGALQQIRTILIEEHNSLFLNMVENLLSKVELFGLFFAALDVRQDSSVHTELLEVLAETTTAVPKDYAGLPEHEKIAAMLQVREAVDPSVLESELHRDVLESMAAMKTIQRTNGEIGCHRYIISHSTTALDIMQVYGLFLLAGWKQDDMPVDIVPLFETIDDLQNAAGVMKDLYENETYRRHLQQRDNIQTIMLGFSDGTKDGGYLMANWGIYKAKEELSAISKQYDVEVVFFDGRGGPPARGGGQTHQFYASLGPNISNREIQLTIQGQTISSNFGIVDSAQYNIEQLMHAGIRNTLFASQEAALTAGEEELLQYLSNESFEKYSALKNHPNFLEYLNSASPLRYYAEANIGSRPSKRKPGKLNLDDLRAVPYVGSWSQLKQNLPGYYGVGTALQRLEEAGKWDEVQQLYERSLFFKTLMDNCEMAMTKCFFPLTAFLARHPKYGELWNMIYEEFQLTKSYILRLAGASELMEDKPVNLLSIQMRQRIELPLLTIQQYALTKIREMEEHGIQSSGRAVYEKMVMRCSFGIINAERNSA, from the coding sequence ATGGATGGCTCCGCCAACAGCACAATACAGGTTTACAACAAGCAGGTAGGCCTCCGGTTTCAGTTGTACAATAGCCTGTTCACGGCGCTGCCCTTCCACCGGGTAGAGAAAACCGGGGTGCTCCTGACCATTTTCCTGCTGCACTGCGAAGAGGGCTTCGCCAAAAACCAGAGTCCGGTCGAGCTCATCAACTCTTTTTTCAAGCAGCACACCTCCTACCAGAACGACCAGGAAGTCATTGACCTGCTGTTCCGGTTTGTGCAGTACACCGAGCGCCAGGTGGTATTGTTCGATGCGCTGGAGGATGCCGCCTACCGCGACATCCACGACATGCAGGGGCCAGGCACGCTGAAGCAACTGCAGACGGAGGTGCTGCAGACCAGGACAAAGGACCAGTTGGCCGAGAAACTGAAGGATTTTTCGGTGCGGCTGGTGCTCACGGCGCACCCCACGCAGTTTTACCCGAGCGAGGTGCTGGGCATCATCAACGACCTGTCGAAGGCGATGATGAACGACAACACGGCCCAGATAAACAGCTACCTGCGGCAATTGGGCAAGACCCCGTTCTTCAAGAACGAGAAGCCCACGCCGCTCGATGAGGCCATGAACCTGATCTGGTACCTCGAGAACGTGTTCTACCACGCGGCGGGCAACATCCTGACCTTCCTCAAAAACAATTTCCCGAAGGAGGTAAGCCCGGAGAACCCCATCATCCGCTTCGGCTTCTGGCCGGGCGGCGACCGGGACGGCAACCCCTTCGTGAATGCGGGCATCACCCTGAAAGTGGCCGAGGCCCTGCGGGGCGGCGCCCTCAAGTCGTACTACCTGGACGTGCGCCGGCTGAAGCGCCGCCTCACCTTCAAGGGCGTGTCGAACGTGGTGCAGGCGCTGGAGCAAAAGCTGTACAATAACCTGTTTGTGCCCAACCACGAGCTGGACATCTCGACAGAAGAAATAATAGGTGCCCTGCAGCAGATACGCACCATCCTGATAGAGGAGCACAACAGCCTGTTCCTCAACATGGTCGAGAACCTGCTCAGCAAGGTCGAGCTCTTCGGGCTGTTCTTCGCCGCCCTGGACGTGCGCCAGGACAGCTCGGTGCATACGGAGCTGCTGGAGGTGCTGGCAGAAACCACTACTGCGGTGCCCAAGGACTATGCAGGCCTGCCGGAACATGAAAAAATAGCGGCGATGCTGCAGGTGAGAGAAGCCGTGGACCCGTCAGTGCTGGAGAGCGAGCTGCACCGCGACGTGCTGGAGAGCATGGCCGCCATGAAAACCATCCAGCGGACAAACGGGGAGATCGGCTGCCACCGCTACATCATCAGCCACAGCACCACCGCCCTCGATATCATGCAGGTATATGGCCTGTTCCTGCTGGCCGGCTGGAAGCAGGATGACATGCCCGTGGACATTGTGCCGCTCTTCGAGACAATCGACGACCTCCAGAACGCCGCCGGGGTGATGAAGGACCTCTATGAGAATGAGACCTACCGCCGGCACCTGCAGCAGCGCGACAACATCCAGACCATCATGCTCGGCTTCTCGGACGGCACCAAGGACGGCGGCTACCTGATGGCCAACTGGGGTATATATAAAGCAAAGGAGGAGTTGAGCGCCATATCCAAGCAGTACGATGTGGAGGTGGTGTTCTTCGACGGCAGGGGCGGCCCCCCGGCGCGCGGCGGCGGACAGACACACCAGTTTTACGCCTCCCTCGGTCCCAACATCTCCAACAGGGAGATCCAGCTCACCATACAGGGACAGACCATCAGCTCCAATTTCGGCATCGTGGACTCGGCCCAGTACAACATCGAGCAGCTGATGCACGCGGGCATCCGCAACACGCTGTTCGCCTCGCAGGAGGCCGCCCTCACCGCTGGTGAGGAGGAGTTGTTGCAGTACCTGTCGAACGAGAGTTTTGAGAAGTACAGCGCGCTGAAAAACCACCCGAACTTTTTGGAGTACCTGAACTCCGCCAGCCCGCTGCGTTACTATGCCGAAGCGAACATCGGCAGCCGCCCCTCCAAGCGCAAGCCGGGCAAGCTCAACCTGGATGACCTGCGGGCCGTGCCGTACGTGGGCTCGTGGAGCCAGCTGAAGCAGAACCTGCCGGGGTATTATGGCGTGGGCACCGCCCTGCAAAGGCTCGAGGAAGCCGGGAAGTGGGACGAGGTGCAGCAGCTGTATGAGCGCTCGCTGTTCTTTAAGACGCTGATGGACAACTGTGAGATGGCGATGACCAAATGCTTCTTCCCGCTGACGGCCTTCCTGGCGCGGCACCCGAAATACGGCGAGCTGTGGAACATGATCTATGAGGAGTTCCAGCTGACCAAGAGCTATATCCTGCGCCTGGCGGGGGCCAGCGAGCTGATGGAAGACAAGCCGGTGAACCTGCTCTCCATCCAGATGCGCCAGCGCATCGAGCTGCCGCTGCTCACGATACAGCAGTACGCGCTCACCAAGATACGGGAGATGGAGGAGCACGGAATCCAAAGCTCCGGCAGGGCCGTTTATGAGAAAATGGTGATGCGCTGCTCCTTCGGCATCATCAACGCTGAGCGAAACTCCGCCTAA